A DNA window from Lutra lutra chromosome 8, mLutLut1.2, whole genome shotgun sequence contains the following coding sequences:
- the KLRF2 gene encoding killer cell lectin-like receptor subfamily F member 2, giving the protein MENEDGYMVLDYRNILKSRQRPKGTDKKMDFSQKVNISRLAGNNYLCPKDWLLNQEKCYRFSISSKTWNESQHDCANLQAHLPVIQTLNELEFIQKTLKPGNPGWIGLHSKSPRKQWMWINKHLFVEQNDFLMIGPTDHESCAVITGKQVYSEDCNSKFNGICQRDAV; this is encoded by the exons ATGGAAAATGAAGATGGCTATATGGTATTGGATtacaggaatattttaaaatccagacaGAGGCCTAAAG GTACAGATAAAAAAATGGATTTCTCCCAGAAAGTAAATATCAGCCGTCTAGCAG GAAATAATTATTTGTGCCCCAAAGACTGGCTACTGAACCAAGAGAAATGCTAcaggttttcaatttcttctaaAACTTGGAATGAGAGTCAACACGATTGTGCAAATCTACAGGCACATTTACCAGTGATCCAAACTCTGAATGAGCTG GAATTCATACAGAAGACTTTAAAACCTGGAAATCCTGGTTGGATTGGACTACATAGTAAATCCCCACGAAAACAATGGATGTGGATAAACAAACACCTTTTTGTGGAACAAAATGA TTTTCTCATGATTGGACCAACGGATCACGAGAGCTGTGCTGTCATAACAGGAAAGCAGGTATATTCTGAGGACTGTAACTCCAAATTTAATGGCATTTGCCAAAGAGACGCTGTCtga